One window of Schistocerca cancellata isolate TAMUIC-IGC-003103 chromosome 9, iqSchCanc2.1, whole genome shotgun sequence genomic DNA carries:
- the LOC126100495 gene encoding acanthoscurrin-2-like, translated as MFRALLLLGTCLAAVSCSIIGGAGLIGGGGLGSGFGGGLGLYGLGGAAGLGGGAGVGGGIGLGGGGLGGAGLGLRLGGVGGGLGGLGLNRLGGGGGLGFGLGFKKFGYGLGTYGAGFGYGK; from the exons ATG TTTCGTGCATTGCTTCTCCTGGGGACGTGTCTGGCCGCTGTGAGCTGCTCTATAATAGGGGGAGCTGGCCTGATTG GTGGAGGCGGTCTGGGCTCCGGTTTCGGCGGGGGACTGGGCCTGTACGGCCTGGGGGGCGCCGCCGGACTGGGGGGCGGCGCCGGGGTCGGGGGCGGCATCGGACTGGGCGGCGGCGGTCTGGGCGGGGCAGGCCTGGGGCTGCGGctgggcggcgtgggcggcggcctAGGGGGGCTCGGCCTCAACAGGCTGGGGGGCGGCGGGGGCCTAGGCTTCGGGCTCGGCTTTAAGAAGTTCGGCTACGGCCTGGGCACCTACGGCGCCGGATTCGGCTACGGCAAGTAA